One window of the Dreissena polymorpha isolate Duluth1 chromosome 5, UMN_Dpol_1.0, whole genome shotgun sequence genome contains the following:
- the LOC127831499 gene encoding zinc finger protein 862-like: protein MKKCAPKNYEKLTSLLMGLFYLFRRSPKQKKGLERAAEALHMKMLLPTRIGGTRWLPHFEKALNIFSRGYKLFLYQLENASHQNAKAEGLAKMMRDGNLILYMLSLKRVISNLQSLSLYLQTDLISLADAARRVQSSKTAISQLCEKDDSTVSDVSASETYKQEKLVFRGVKAKADQSSLIKEIVENLEARFPTSDLVSATMVSSFKNWPDLTSDEIKDSTFGDKEVETLYRQFEDVAFWKSSEGIALEDVLDQWATLRTLIYHRYPFQDRQKLTWVTVMGSMADQQLYAVFTLIDITLALPPTSVKCETSFSAMKLLKNKRRGRLRAGRLNDVMMVKLTSPSINEFDPDLAIKHWMTSTPSGQPRRIKREAPGSQGDCIVVSEEDEKDVASNKVPENSEYEDDDDDDDDEDMEMSAEHAFSVVLKNE from the exons ATGAAAAAGTGTGCCCCCAAGAACTATGAGAAGCTCACTAGTCTTCTCATGGGCCTCTTCTATCTGTTTCGTCGAAGTCCAAAGCAGAAGAAAG GTCTTGAAAGAGCTGCGGAGGCTCTTCACATGAAAATGCTTCTACCTACTAGAATTGGGGGAACACGGTGGTTGCCACACTTCGAGAAAGCTCTCAATATATTCTCGAGAGGGTATAAACTCTTCCTGTATCAACTGGAAAACGCATCACATCAGAATGCCAAGGCAGAAGGGTTAGCTAAGATGATGAGGGATGGAAACCTTATCCTGTACATGCTGTCACTAAAG cGCGTCATCAGCAACTTGCAGAGCCTCTCCCTGTACCTACAGACAGACCTCATCAGCCTCGCAGATGCTGCTCGACGAGTGCAGTCCTCAAAGACTGCCATCTCACAGCTGTGTGAGAA AGATGATAGCACTGTCTCTGATGTAAGCGCATCAGAAACCTACAAGCAAGAGAAGCTTGTATTCAGAGGTGTTAAGGCTAAGGCAGATCAGAGTTCTCTTATAAAAGAGATTGTTGAAAATCTAGAGGCTAGATTTCCAACATCAGATCTTGTATCTGCAACGATGGTTTCTTCATTTAAAAACTGGCCGGACCTTACATCGGATGAAATTAAAG ATAGCACTTTCGGAGACAAAGAAGTTGAGACTCTCTACAGGCAGTTTGAAGATGTTGCATTTTGGAAATCTAGTGAGGGCATCGCCTTAGAAGATGTGTTGGACCAATGGGCAACACTGAGGACACTGATCTACCACAG ATATCCATTCCAAGACAGGCAGAAGCTGACTTGGGTCACTGTAATGGGCAGCATGGCGGATCAGCAACTATATGCAGTGTTCACACTGATTGACATTACTCTGGCCCTGCCCCCCACCTCTGTCAAGTGCGAGACATCATTCTCCGCCATGAAGCTCCTCAAGAACAAGCGAAGGGGCCGTCTCCGTGCTGGACGCCTCAACGATGTGATGATGGTGAAGCTCACGTCTCCATCCATCAATGAATTTGACCCAGACCTTGCGATCAAGCACTGGATG ACTTCAACACCCAGTGGACAACCCCGCAGAATCAAGAGAGAAGCCCCAGGATCCCAAGGGGACTGTATCGTGGTGTCAGAAGAGGACGAAAAAGATGTTGCCAGCAACAAG GTGCCAGAGAACTCAGaatatgaagatgatgatgatgatgatgacgatgaagataTGGAGATGTCGGCGGAGCATGCCTTTTCtgttgttttgaaaaatgaataa